The genomic DNA GCAGCGAGTACTCGGGATGTCCCTCGAACACCTCCTCCACGGTGAGGCCCTGGAGGTCGCCGAAGGAGCGCTCGCGCCACCGGCCGTCGAACGAGGGCTCGACGTCGAGGCTCGCCAGCAGTTCGGCGGTCGTCTCCCGCGTCCGGCGGAGGTCCGAGGCGACGATGCGGTCGACCGCGTACGCCTCGGCGATGGCGGCGCCGGCCCGGCGGGCCTGCTCGCGACCGCGCTCGGTCAGGGGTGTCGGCGCCCACCCCTGCATGCGTCCCTCGCGGTTCCATGTCGTCTCCCCGTGCCGGAGCAACAGGACGGTCGTCACTACCGGCCGTAGGGGCGGTCACGGCATGAGAGTGGCGGGTTCCCTGGGCTCACTTGAGGACACTAGTGCATTCGCGTCAAGGACCTCGGGGGTCCGGACTGACCCCTCCACCATGCAGCGAGAGTCGGGGGGAGCCCTCCAGTCCACCACGACCGAACCGTCCCGGGAACCGGCCACAGCCGCCGACCACGGCCCGGCGGCCGTCGCCGCCGAGGCGCTGGGCGAGCAGGCCGTCGGGCGCGAGATGCACCGCAACTGCGAGGCGTTCGTCGTCCGGGCCGACGCGGTCGCCGACGCCCTCGCGCGGCTGCAGGACGCCGGCTTCGACCACTGCGCCTGCGTCACCGCCCAGGAGTACGACGACCGCTTCGAGACCATCTACCACCTCCGGAGCTACGAGGACCCGACGTTCGAGACGGCGCTGGTGGTGCCGACGCGCCACGATGGGCCGGTCAGCCAGTCCGGCGCGGCCGTCTTCGACACCGCCGACTGGCACGAGCGCGAGGCGTACGACCTGTTCGGCATCGAGTACGACGACCACCCGGACCTCCGGCGCATCCTCCTGCCCGAGACCTGGCAGGGCCACCCACTCCGCGAGGACTACGACCGTGAGCAACCCCAGGTCGTCACGCTCCGCGAGCACGCGAACCCCCTGCAGGACGACCAGCGCGCGGGCGACACGATGTTCCTCAACATCGGCCCGCACCACCCCTCCACACACGGCGTCCTCCACCTCGGCGTGACGCTGGACGGCGAGACGGTCGCCGACGTCGAGCCGGACATCGGCTACATCCACCGCTGCGAGGAGCAGATGTGCCAGCAGGGAACGTACCGGCACCAGATCATGCCGTACCCGGACCGGTGGGACTGGCTCTCCTCCGGGCTGCTGAACGAGTGGGCGTACGCCCGGACCGCGGAGGACCTCGCGGGCATCGAGGTGCCCGACTACGCGCAGGTCGTCCGGACGATGGGGGCCGAACTCTCCCGGCTGGCCAACCACTTCATCGCCATCGGGACGTACGCGCTGGACATCTTCGGCGAGTTCACCGCCATCTTCATGTACGCGATGCAGGACCGCGAGACGGTGCTCAACCGGCTGGAGGACCTCACGGGCCAGCGGATGATGTTCAACTACCTCCGGCTGGGCGGCGTCGCCTGGGACATCCCGGAGCCCCGCGAGGAGTTCTTCGACGACGTCCTGGAGTTCCTCGGGAAGCTCCCGGCGAAGCTCGAGGAGTACCACGACCTGATGACCAGCAACGAGATCTTCCAGATGCGGTGTGTCGACACCGGCTACCTCGACCCCGAGACCGCGAAGTCGTACGGCTGCACCGGCCCGGTCGCCCGCGGGTCGGGCATCGACTACGACCTCCGGCGCGACGACCCCTACGGCTACTACCCCGAGCTGGACTGGGACGTCGTCACCGAGCCGGACGGGGACAACTACGCGCGCGTCCTCGTCCGGCTCCGCGAGCTGGAGGAGTCGGCGAAGATCATCGAGCAGTGCATCGACCTGCTGCGCGACTGGCCGGAGGACGACCGCGAGATCCAGGCTAACGTCCCCCGGACCATCAAGCCGGAGCCGGATACGGAGGTGTACCGGGCCGTCGAGGCCGCGAAGGGTGAACTCGGCATCTACATCCGCAGCGACGGGACCGATACCCCGGCCCGGTTCAAGATCCGGTCGCCGTGCTTCTCCAACCTGCAGGCCCTCCCGGAGATGAGCGAGGGCGAGTTCGTCCCGGACCTCGTGGCGACGCTCGGCTCGCTGGACACCATCATGGGCGAGGTGGACCGGTAGGGGCCGGGTCCGGTCTTCGACCCGCCCTTGCGCCCCCCGGGACCACCCCTGGGGTGCCGTGGGGCCCCGTCGTCGCGTCCCTGTCCGGAAGCGAAGCCTTTTGCGCCACAGTCCACTACCCACCGACAACAATGAGCGGCCGTGATATGTATCGCCAGCAGATCCTCGACCACTACAAGAACCCGCGCAACTACGGGGAACTCGAGGACGCGGACTTCGAACACGTCGGGGAGAACCCGATGTGTGGCGATACCATCAAGATGTTCGTGAAGCTCGACGACGACGGGGAGACGGTCGAGCGGGTCTCGTTCGTGGGCGACGGCTGTGCCATCTCGCAGGCCTCGGCCAGCATGCTCTCGCAGGACCTCCACGGGAGGACCCTCGACGAGATCCGGGAGATGGACCGCGACGACATCTTCGAGCTGCTGGGTATCGACGTGAACCCGATGCGGGTCAAGTGTGCGGTGCTGGCCGAGAAGGTGGCCCAGGACGGCGCCGCCATCCACCTCGGCGAGAAGGACATCGATCAGACGACGACCGAGGAGTAGCCCCGTTCCGGGGGCGCTTGCGTCCGTTCTCCGTTATCCAGCGCCACAGCGACAGCTGCGGGTGGATTTATGCCCGGTCACGGTGTACGATATCGTGTACCATGTCAAGCCAGTCCGACACGGAGCGGCAGGTGCCCTTCGGGGAGACGGTGTACGACGAGGACGGGAACGAACTCGGCCGCGTCCGGGGTCTCGACGAGCACGGCTTCTACGTCGCCACCTCCGAGGGGGTGACGGCGATGTCCGTCGACCACGAGGCCGACGCCCGCTCGGGCCACAAGGAGCTCCACTGGCGGTGCTGGGAGTGTGGTGAGATCGGCAAACTCGACGAGATGCCCGACGAGTGCCCCTCCTGTGGCGCCCCGGAGGAGGAGCTCTACTACTGGGCACAGGACTGAGCCGCCCGCCGGGTCGGGCGCCCTCGGCCCCGCCCATCGGCCGGTCCCCCCATCCCGTTCCCCGGGCGCTCCCCGCCACCGCTGACGACACGCCTTTACTCGTCCTCACCGACCCGCCGGT from Haloglomus litoreum includes the following:
- a CDS encoding NADH-quinone oxidoreductase subunit D, whose product is MQRESGGALQSTTTEPSREPATAADHGPAAVAAEALGEQAVGREMHRNCEAFVVRADAVADALARLQDAGFDHCACVTAQEYDDRFETIYHLRSYEDPTFETALVVPTRHDGPVSQSGAAVFDTADWHEREAYDLFGIEYDDHPDLRRILLPETWQGHPLREDYDREQPQVVTLREHANPLQDDQRAGDTMFLNIGPHHPSTHGVLHLGVTLDGETVADVEPDIGYIHRCEEQMCQQGTYRHQIMPYPDRWDWLSSGLLNEWAYARTAEDLAGIEVPDYAQVVRTMGAELSRLANHFIAIGTYALDIFGEFTAIFMYAMQDRETVLNRLEDLTGQRMMFNYLRLGGVAWDIPEPREEFFDDVLEFLGKLPAKLEEYHDLMTSNEIFQMRCVDTGYLDPETAKSYGCTGPVARGSGIDYDLRRDDPYGYYPELDWDVVTEPDGDNYARVLVRLRELEESAKIIEQCIDLLRDWPEDDREIQANVPRTIKPEPDTEVYRAVEAAKGELGIYIRSDGTDTPARFKIRSPCFSNLQALPEMSEGEFVPDLVATLGSLDTIMGEVDR
- the sufU gene encoding Fe-S cluster assembly sulfur transfer protein SufU codes for the protein MSGRDMYRQQILDHYKNPRNYGELEDADFEHVGENPMCGDTIKMFVKLDDDGETVERVSFVGDGCAISQASASMLSQDLHGRTLDEIREMDRDDIFELLGIDVNPMRVKCAVLAEKVAQDGAAIHLGEKDIDQTTTEE
- a CDS encoding DUF7130 family rubredoxin-like protein — protein: MSSQSDTERQVPFGETVYDEDGNELGRVRGLDEHGFYVATSEGVTAMSVDHEADARSGHKELHWRCWECGEIGKLDEMPDECPSCGAPEEELYYWAQD